A genomic window from Nicotiana sylvestris chromosome 11, ASM39365v2, whole genome shotgun sequence includes:
- the LOC138882376 gene encoding uncharacterized protein codes for MGDTRRHLERKLGRKMSHDEFFMETHIRKKAPADPTRWVEDRAETTHGRYKINLEEYTQSLPLNEQGERPPISDEEEKRIWLSTVGGPKKGIAYGLSDKSFRRYRAGLQGIGTSAQGEAIDSSAISSMEEKIAKLTAELEETKAREKKNFDTLQGQLERRDKQFDLLQGQLANLLACGAFPIPRSPPPSPPAGDEGPRTLHEDGAT; via the exons ATGGGGGATACAAGGAGACATCTG GAAAGAAAATTGGGGAGGAAGATGAGTCATGATGAGTTCTTCATGGAGACTCACATCCGGAAGAAGGCACCGGCAGATCCAACTAGATGGGTCGAGGACCGGGCAGAGACTACACAT GGTCGCTACAAGATCAATTTGGAGGAGTACACTCAGAGCTTGCCACTAAATGAGCAAGGCGAGCGACCGCCCATTTCAGACGAAGAAGAGAAGAGGATATGGTTGAGTACTGTCGGTGGTCCTAAAAAGGGGATAGCATATGGCCTTTCAGATAAATCGTTTCGGCGCTACAGGGCTGGATTGCAAGGTATAGGGACTTCCGCCCAAGGCGAGGCGATTGATAGTTCGGCTATATCGTCCATGGAAGAGAAGATCGCAAAGCTGACAGCAGAGCTTGAAGAGACCAAGGCTAGAGAAAAGAAGAATTTTGATACCCTTCAAGGTCAGCTAGAAAGGAGGGACAAACAATTTGATCTCCTTCAAGGTCAGCTGGCCAATCTTCTTGCTTGTGGTGCTTTCCCCATTCCCCGGTCTCCTCCTCCTTCCCCACCTGCCGGCGATGAAGGTCCTAGGACATTACATGAAGATGGTGCTACATAA
- the LOC104243123 gene encoding GDSL esterase/lipase At1g09390-like: MDLKERIFYFLSFIISLIIGLFFPLSVDSQCNGNLVIINFGDSNSDTGGYVIIRGMIGQLPKKHTINHDLAGRMCDGKLVIDFLCESVKNGYLTPFMESMGKNFTNGVNFAIAGSKTLPASDSFNLKIQIAQFHRFRSLSLELFDKGNGNLLGDEDLRNALYTIDIGQNDLDGVFGGLSYEKAILKIPDFIYEIENAIKAIYEEGGKNFWVHNTGPIGCLPKSLTTYNKYKDDYDEHGCLRSLNEGAKIFNDKLYLLSEKLRDELKNTTIVYVDVYSIKYDLIANSSNYGFVNPLMACCGYGGPPYNFESNNKCGQGNYTICEDRSKYISWDGAHYTEAANAVVASKILSSNYSTPPLKFNSFCNIAP; this comes from the exons ATGGATTTGAAGGAGAGAATATTTTATTTTCTGTCTTTTATAATTTCCCTTATTATtggtcttttctttcctttatctGTTGATTCACAATGTAATGGAAATCTAGTAATTATCAATTTTGGTGACTCCAATTCTGATACTGGTGGCTACGTTATAATACGTGGAATGATCGGACAGCTTCCGAAAAAACACACCATCAATCATGATTTAGCTGGTCGAATGTGTGATGGCAAATTAGTCATTGATTTTCTAT GCGAAAGTGTGAAAAATGGTTATTTAACTCCATTTATGGAGTCAATGGGCAAAAACTTTACAAACGGAGTTAATTTTGCTATTGCTGGTTCTAAAACTCTTCCAGCCTCAGATTCTTTTAATTTAAAGATCCAAATTGCCCAGTTCCATCGGTTTCGATCTCTTTCTCTTGAGTTATTTGACAAAG GCAATGGAAATTTGCTAGGAGATGAAGATTTAAGGAATGCCCTCTACACAATTGATATTGGACAAAATGATTTGGATGGAGTGTTTGGTGGTCTCTCATATGAAAAAGCTATCCTAAAAATTCCTGATTTTATTTATGAAATTGAAAATGCAATAAAG GCAATTTATGAAGAAGGTGGAAAGAATTTTTGGGTACATAATACAGGGCCAATAGGGTGCTTGCCTAAATCACTTACAACATATAACAAGTATAAGGATGATTATGATGAGCATGGTTGCCTAAGATCTCTAAACGAAGGTGCAAAAATATTCAATGACAAACTGTACCTTCTCTCCGAAAAACTAAGAGATGAATTGAAGAACACCACCATTGTTTATGTTGATGTCTACTCCATCAAATATGACCTCATTGCCAATTCTTCAAACTATG GGTTTGTGAATCCATTGATGGCATGTTGTGGATATGGAGGGCCACCATACAATTTTGAATCAAACAACAAATGTGGGCAAGGAAATTACACAATATGTGAGGATAGATCCAAGTACATTAGCTGGGATGGTGCTCATTATACAGAAGCAGCTAATGCAGTTGTTGCCTCTAAAATACTCTCATCAAACTACTCTACACCTCCACTCAAGTTCAATAGTTTTTGCAACATTGCACCTTGA
- the LOC104243121 gene encoding mitochondrial dicarboxylate/tricarboxylate transporter DTC-like, whose protein sequence is MGEKPKSGGVWPTVKPFVNGGASGMLATCVIQPIDMIKVRIQLGQGSAVDVTKTMLKNEGFGAFYKGLSAGLLRQATYTTARLGSFRILTNKAIEANEGKPLPLYQKALCGLTAGAIGACFGSPADLALIRMQADATLPLAQRRHYTNAFHALSRIVADEGVLALWKGAGPTVVRAMALNMGMLASYDQSVEFCRDNLGMSEAATVVGASSVSGFFAAACSLPFDYVKTQIQKMQPDAEGKLPYSGSFDCAMKTLKAGGPFKFYTGFPVYCVRIAPHVMMTWIFLNQIQKAEKKLGL, encoded by the exons ATGGGAGAGAAGCCAAAATCTGGAGGTGTTTGGCCCACTGTTAAGCCCTTTGTTAATGGAGGTGCTTCTGGTATGCTTGCCACCTGTGTTATTCAGCCCATCGATATGATCAAG GTGAGGATACAATTGGGTCAGGGATCAGCAGTTGATGTCACCAAGACCATGCTTAAAAATGAAGGCTTTGGTGCCTTTTACAAG GGTTTGTCAGCTGGGCTTCTTAGGCAGGCAACCTATACAACAGCCAGACTTGGGTCATTCAG AATTTTGACGAACAAGGCCATTGAGGCCAATGAAGGAAAGCCCTTGCCTCTGTACCAAAAGGCTTTATGCGGTCTTACTGCTGGAGCAATTGGTGCATGTTTTGGTAGTCCAGCAGATTTAGCCCTCATTCGTATGCAAGCTGATGCTACCTTGCCTTTAGCACAGAGACGTCATTACACAAATGCATTTCATGCACTCTCCCGTATTGTGGCTGATGAAGGAGTTCTAGCCCTCTGGAAAGGTGCTGGCCCCACAGTAGTAAGGGCAATGGCATTGAACATGGGAATGCTTGCCTCTTATGACCAAAGTGTGGAGTTCTGTAGGGACAACCTTGGCATGAGTGAGGCTGCTACAGTAGTAG GGGCCAGCAGTGTTTCTGGATTCTTTGCTGCTGCTTGCAGTTTACCATTTGATTACGTCAAGACTCAGATACAGAAAATGCAGCCAGATGCTGAAGGAAAGTTGCCTTACTCTGGTTCTTTCGATTGTGCCATGAAAACTTTGAAGGCAGGAGGACCGTTCAAATTTTACACCGGATTTCCAGTATATTGTGTTAGGATTGCTCCTCATGTTATG ATGACTTGGATTTTCCTTAACCAAATTCAGAAGGCGGAGAAGAAACTTGGATTGTGA